A single Paenibacillus kribbensis DNA region contains:
- a CDS encoding DUF5301 domain-containing protein, whose amino-acid sequence MGQVNLEEIDTIEIIKSDDNPTNERKITVSDPKEIHQIINEFSQIQLKKSNSSPPSSDSYWITIRSKQERKLGLIILGEKNIVIYKYNSANPKNSIVSYEIISGYNGKLIQNLFK is encoded by the coding sequence TTGGGGCAAGTAAATTTGGAAGAAATTGATACAATTGAGATCATTAAATCAGATGATAATCCTACAAACGAAAGAAAGATAACTGTGTCAGATCCTAAAGAAATTCATCAAATAATAAATGAATTTTCACAAATACAGCTAAAAAAATCCAATTCGAGTCCCCCCTCGTCCGACTCGTACTGGATCACTATAAGATCAAAACAAGAAAGAAAACTTGGATTAATCATTTTAGGAGAGAAAAATATAGTAATTTATAAATACAATTCAGCCAATCCTAAAAATAGCATTGTTTCATATGAAATTATTAGCGGGTATAATGGAAAATTAATACAAAATTTATTCAAATAA
- a CDS encoding transporter, with the protein MNNRLRPLMFPLFNVLLNGFNFFFHIAASWYLTGQAYGQANALLALFALLSVLGLSIQLLTAKLVSKGDHKLPLRSLPLGSLLLKAPLLLTVLAIVILVVFHPLLRSLLGVESGPLFMLYGLVGLHILVSSCRGDLQGRERMLALNVNYYIEVLGKLGLFFVLAALGLKLEALLLASCGGMLLSLLHGWIVSARGLSLFSNRGERVPSGLWKSLGQDFTDSLITNLFILFCISIDMLYVQHYFPEQASSYAIALKYSQLVYYVSYSLIAAFIPKLGAHGHDRQALGKLIAVYGGLMAVAAICVYVGTTFVFPSSIPVLFGSSYQSAEAFIPWGGWVYWLFSIVLFFVHMHVLVGRRKSMFSLIAGAAALLAAFHMAHNKPSDFLLSELVVYGAMSLYFVVDAYFYLFKIKIRGDSPHEYNT; encoded by the coding sequence GTGAATAACCGCTTGCGTCCGTTGATGTTTCCTTTATTTAATGTACTGCTGAACGGATTTAATTTTTTCTTCCACATTGCAGCGAGCTGGTATCTTACCGGACAAGCTTATGGTCAGGCGAACGCGCTGCTGGCCCTCTTTGCACTGTTGTCCGTTTTGGGCTTATCGATTCAGCTATTAACCGCCAAGCTGGTCTCCAAGGGAGACCACAAGCTTCCGCTACGCAGTCTACCGCTGGGTTCTCTCTTGCTAAAAGCTCCTTTGTTACTCACTGTGCTTGCCATAGTCATTCTGGTGGTCTTCCATCCGTTGCTGCGCTCGCTATTAGGCGTCGAATCCGGCCCGTTGTTCATGCTGTATGGCTTGGTAGGGCTGCATATTCTCGTGAGCTCGTGCCGCGGAGATTTGCAGGGCAGGGAACGCATGCTGGCGCTCAATGTGAACTACTATATTGAGGTTTTAGGGAAGCTGGGCCTGTTTTTTGTTTTGGCTGCATTGGGATTAAAGCTGGAAGCCCTGCTGCTGGCAAGCTGTGGGGGAATGTTGCTGTCGCTGCTTCACGGCTGGATCGTTTCGGCTCGAGGCTTATCTTTATTTAGTAATCGTGGAGAACGTGTGCCTTCCGGGCTATGGAAATCACTAGGTCAGGATTTTACGGATAGTCTCATAACGAACTTATTTATTTTGTTCTGCATCTCCATTGACATGTTGTATGTGCAGCATTATTTCCCGGAACAAGCCAGCAGTTATGCCATTGCGCTGAAGTACAGCCAGTTAGTCTATTACGTTTCGTATAGTCTGATCGCTGCATTTATTCCAAAGCTCGGTGCGCATGGTCATGACCGTCAAGCCTTGGGGAAGCTGATCGCCGTTTATGGTGGATTAATGGCTGTGGCAGCCATCTGTGTGTATGTAGGTACGACCTTTGTGTTCCCATCATCGATTCCTGTATTGTTCGGATCTTCCTATCAGTCGGCAGAAGCTTTTATTCCATGGGGAGGATGGGTGTACTGGCTGTTTTCCATCGTACTGTTCTTTGTTCATATGCATGTATTGGTGGGCAGACGCAAATCTATGTTCAGCTTGATCGCAGGAGCGGCGGCTTTACTGGCAGCCTTTCATATGGCCCACAACAAGCCTTCCGACTTTTTACTGTCTGAGTTGGTGGTGTATGGCGCCATGTCTCTTTACTTTGTGGTAGATGCCTATTTCTATTTGTTCAAAATAAAGATAAGGGGAGATTCACCTCATGAATACAATACATGA
- a CDS encoding glycosyltransferase family A protein, producing the protein MDKVVILFSTYNNERTIEPCLRSCMGQNYKDLHIVIADDGSDDRTVEVIRTLSAGSSVPVTVLELPHGERGVARVKAVEEANRLGAEYILVLDSDMILAEHLIQQSIDFFDDHQDIGALVIPEEAYSEADNFYSKVKVFERNVINNAGETLGKRSIEAARFWRMSAYESTGGFNAEQIAFEEIQPTLRYIESGGVIRRAVFTRVYHDEKKVYLQDVLRKKAYYFSVMDRTMSSEEGGLRKALERWYFFRPVLYTWGNLKSYIRHPLLTVGMLWMYTCLTVIGVAAVLKGGNRHSGDLAKADKA; encoded by the coding sequence GTGGACAAAGTGGTCATTCTCTTCTCCACATACAACAATGAGCGGACAATAGAGCCATGTTTGCGAAGCTGTATGGGGCAAAATTACAAGGACTTGCATATCGTGATTGCCGATGATGGCTCGGATGACCGGACTGTGGAGGTGATTCGTACGCTGTCGGCAGGAAGCTCAGTACCTGTCACGGTATTGGAGCTTCCCCACGGGGAGCGTGGAGTCGCGAGAGTCAAGGCAGTCGAAGAGGCAAATCGTTTGGGTGCCGAATACATACTTGTATTGGATTCCGATATGATTTTAGCGGAGCATTTGATCCAGCAGAGCATCGACTTTTTTGACGATCATCAGGACATTGGCGCCTTGGTTATTCCTGAGGAGGCGTATTCGGAAGCGGACAATTTTTATTCCAAAGTGAAGGTCTTCGAGCGCAATGTGATTAACAACGCGGGTGAAACCTTGGGAAAACGCTCCATAGAAGCGGCACGCTTCTGGCGAATGAGCGCTTACGAATCGACAGGCGGCTTTAATGCGGAGCAGATTGCTTTCGAAGAAATACAGCCGACCTTACGCTATATAGAGTCTGGCGGAGTCATTCGCCGGGCGGTATTTACACGGGTATATCATGATGAAAAAAAGGTATACCTGCAAGATGTATTGCGTAAAAAAGCCTACTATTTCTCGGTGATGGATCGTACAATGTCATCCGAAGAGGGGGGCTTGCGAAAGGCACTGGAGCGCTGGTACTTCTTCCGTCCGGTGCTGTATACATGGGGAAATTTGAAAAGCTATATTCGTCACCCGCTGTTGACGGTGGGCATGTTGTGGATGTATACATGTCTGACTGTGATTGGGGTTGCCGCCGTATTAAAGGGCGGCAACCGTCACTCAGGCGATCTCGCTAAGGCGGATAAGGCGTAA
- the thiD gene encoding bifunctional hydroxymethylpyrimidine kinase/phosphomethylpyrimidine kinase, with protein MTDVRVARALTIAGSDSGGGAGIQADLKTFQELGVYGMSAITAVTVQNTLGVHGVYPLPQEAAAEQIEAVGSDLGVDALKTGMLFDAGIIRLVSEQIRRFGWEKVVVDPVMIAKGGAALLQPEAMQALQEDLLPLALVVTPNIPEAEALTGISIRTMEDRREAARHISNMGPKFVVIKGGHADESENSRQIVDLLFDGTAFTELGGKRVRTVHTHGTGCTFSAAITAELAKGRSVSEAISSGKAFIQAAIEEPLQLGQGHGPTNHWAFRRRQEMLL; from the coding sequence ATGACAGACGTTCGTGTAGCTAGAGCACTGACGATTGCCGGTTCGGACAGCGGTGGCGGGGCCGGGATTCAGGCCGATCTCAAAACCTTCCAGGAGCTTGGCGTATACGGCATGTCGGCAATTACGGCAGTTACCGTACAGAATACGCTGGGAGTGCACGGAGTATATCCACTGCCACAAGAGGCGGCAGCCGAGCAGATTGAAGCGGTAGGATCAGACCTTGGCGTAGATGCCCTGAAGACTGGCATGCTGTTTGATGCAGGCATCATCCGTCTTGTGAGCGAGCAGATTCGAAGGTTCGGCTGGGAGAAGGTCGTCGTCGATCCCGTGATGATTGCCAAGGGAGGTGCAGCACTGCTGCAGCCAGAAGCGATGCAGGCTTTGCAGGAAGACCTGCTCCCCTTGGCCCTGGTTGTTACACCGAATATCCCGGAAGCGGAAGCCCTGACAGGGATCAGCATCCGTACGATGGAGGATCGCCGGGAGGCTGCGAGACATATTAGCAATATGGGCCCAAAATTCGTCGTGATCAAGGGCGGCCATGCTGACGAGAGCGAGAACAGCCGACAGATTGTTGACCTGCTCTTTGACGGAACCGCCTTTACCGAACTGGGCGGCAAGCGGGTGCGGACTGTCCATACACACGGAACAGGGTGTACCTTCTCGGCAGCGATCACCGCCGAATTAGCAAAAGGAAGATCTGTATCGGAGGCTATCTCGAGTGGTAAAGCCTTCATCCAGGCGGCGATTGAGGAACCTTTGCAGCTTGGACAGGGACATGGCCCCACCAACCATTGGGCCTTCCGCCGTCGTCAGGAGATGCTTCTATGA
- the thiE gene encoding thiamine phosphate synthase: protein MSSRMLSETVRRHLQMYLVLGSVNCLAEPGWVVQQALAGGATMVQFREKGRGALTGAPRLELARRLQDQCRRVGVPFIVNDDVELALELDADGVHIGQDDESAASVRERIGNRMLGVSAHTIEEARRAILQGADYLGVGPIYPTISKDDANAVQGPIILHELRKAGMDVPIVGIGGITVDRVEEVVRAGADGVAVISAVTQAEQIRTAVEEMKKKVVLSIKSPGVSQKL, encoded by the coding sequence ATGAGCAGCAGAATGTTGTCAGAGACGGTGCGCCGCCATCTCCAGATGTACCTGGTGCTTGGAAGCGTGAATTGCCTCGCGGAACCAGGCTGGGTCGTGCAGCAGGCTCTGGCCGGCGGCGCAACCATGGTCCAGTTCCGCGAAAAGGGCCGTGGTGCGTTAACAGGCGCCCCCAGGCTTGAACTGGCACGTCGGCTACAAGACCAGTGCCGCCGTGTAGGGGTTCCCTTCATCGTGAACGACGATGTCGAGCTGGCTCTTGAGCTCGACGCCGACGGCGTTCACATCGGTCAGGACGATGAATCGGCTGCTTCCGTCCGCGAGCGGATCGGAAACCGGATGCTCGGCGTTTCCGCTCATACGATTGAGGAAGCCCGCCGCGCCATCCTGCAAGGTGCAGACTATCTCGGCGTGGGGCCGATCTATCCAACCATCTCCAAGGATGATGCCAACGCCGTGCAGGGTCCGATCATATTGCATGAGCTGCGCAAAGCAGGAATGGATGTGCCGATCGTCGGGATTGGGGGCATTACGGTGGATCGTGTAGAGGAAGTGGTACGTGCGGGTGCCGACGGTGTAGCGGTGATTTCAGCCGTGACGCAGGCAGAGCAGATTCGGACTGCTGTCGAGGAAATGAAGAAAAAGGTAGTGTTGAGCATCAAATCCCCGGGGGTGTCCCAAAAACTATAA
- the tenA gene encoding thiaminase II, with product MSFTQELRRQADSVFQAIFEHPFVRGIAEGSLTREQLIHYVKQDFEYLNAYIRIYGIAISKCTSREDMAVFNEQISFILRSEVHPHQNFCAVAGVTYEELQGYPLAPSAHHYIRHMLTVAHEGSLGELMAVLLPCPWTYLEIGRRLLDEVKPDESHPFYEWICFYGNQVGDVTAKYQARVDAWAEGATAAERERMIEHFMLSCQLEYMFWDMAYKQEEWPIQTPFTSDYKPCRKLKI from the coding sequence ATGAGCTTTACACAAGAGCTCCGTCGGCAGGCGGATAGCGTTTTTCAAGCGATTTTTGAGCATCCCTTTGTGAGAGGTATTGCTGAAGGGAGTTTGACAAGGGAACAGCTGATTCACTATGTAAAACAGGACTTTGAATATTTGAACGCCTACATACGGATATACGGCATCGCGATCTCCAAATGCACGAGCCGGGAGGACATGGCTGTATTTAATGAACAGATCTCTTTTATCCTCCGCAGCGAGGTTCATCCCCATCAAAATTTCTGTGCTGTCGCAGGTGTGACCTATGAAGAGTTGCAGGGGTATCCGCTCGCTCCGTCGGCTCATCATTATATCCGTCACATGCTAACGGTCGCACATGAAGGCAGTCTGGGCGAGCTCATGGCCGTGCTGCTGCCGTGTCCATGGACGTATCTGGAGATTGGTCGCAGGCTGCTGGATGAGGTAAAGCCCGACGAGTCCCACCCTTTCTATGAATGGATTTGTTTCTATGGAAACCAGGTTGGAGATGTAACCGCCAAATATCAAGCCCGTGTGGATGCTTGGGCGGAAGGTGCAACGGCTGCCGAACGGGAACGGATGATTGAGCATTTTATGCTAAGTTGCCAGCTGGAATATATGTTCTGGGATATGGCTTATAAGCAGGAAGAATGGCCGATCCAGACCCCTTTTACATCGGACTACAAGCCTTGTCGCAAATTGAAAATCTAA
- a CDS encoding NAD-dependent malic enzyme produces MEAFYVNRDGSLSTSLRGKDVLANPLLNKGVAFTEEERKELGLEGILPPTVLSLEKQSVRAYQQFLAQPTMLRKNASLNDLHNRNVVLYYRLLTDHLSEMLPVVYTPTVGTAIQEYSHEYNRPGGVYLSIDDPNGIGQAFYNSGLNGEDVDLIVVTDSESILGIGDWGVGGINIAIGKLAVYTAAAGIHPGRVLPIVLDVGTNNEKLLNDPLYIGNRHKRVRGEAYNQFIDTFISKTLTQFPKALLHWEDVGSVNARHIIGKYGQSILTFNDDIQGTGAVTLAAILSAVGVTKIPLREQKVLVFGPGAAGIGNADQIRGAMIADGLSEEDSFKPFWAFDYRGLLTDDMEDVLDYQKPYVRKKEEVSSWTRSDDGKIPLLEVIRQVKPTLLIGTSGVAGAFSEEIIKEMAKHVERPIIMPMSNPTNLAEAVPEDLIRWTDGKALIATGSPFEPVTYNGTKFEIGQANNAFVFPGLGLGAIVVKAKRITPAMFSAAAEAVANGVDSNEPGGALLPHIRKLRDVSFAVAVAVAKAAIQDQVAQAHISNVEQAIRDAMWKPEYVQVKAVESAIHHPH; encoded by the coding sequence ATGGAAGCATTTTATGTCAATCGGGACGGCTCATTATCCACTTCATTACGGGGGAAGGATGTGCTAGCGAACCCCCTTTTGAACAAAGGTGTCGCTTTTACAGAAGAAGAACGCAAAGAGCTGGGGCTGGAAGGAATCCTTCCTCCAACCGTCCTTTCACTGGAAAAACAGAGCGTACGGGCGTATCAGCAGTTTTTGGCACAGCCCACCATGCTGCGTAAAAATGCTTCGCTCAATGACCTTCACAATCGAAATGTCGTACTCTACTATCGCCTGCTAACCGACCATTTGAGTGAAATGCTGCCTGTGGTCTACACACCTACGGTAGGAACCGCCATTCAAGAATATAGTCACGAGTACAACCGTCCCGGAGGCGTATATTTGTCGATAGATGACCCGAACGGCATTGGACAAGCGTTTTATAATTCCGGTTTGAACGGAGAAGATGTGGATCTGATCGTCGTAACGGATTCCGAAAGTATTTTGGGGATCGGTGACTGGGGTGTCGGGGGAATTAACATCGCTATTGGCAAGCTTGCTGTGTACACAGCTGCGGCAGGCATTCATCCCGGGCGGGTACTGCCGATTGTACTGGATGTGGGCACGAATAATGAAAAGCTGCTGAATGATCCGCTGTACATCGGAAACCGCCATAAGCGGGTTCGCGGAGAAGCCTACAACCAGTTTATTGATACTTTTATCAGCAAAACGTTAACACAATTTCCGAAGGCGCTTTTGCATTGGGAAGATGTGGGCAGCGTGAACGCACGCCATATTATAGGCAAATACGGTCAAAGCATTCTCACCTTTAACGATGACATTCAAGGCACAGGAGCGGTAACCCTGGCTGCGATTCTTTCGGCGGTAGGTGTCACCAAGATTCCGCTGCGTGAGCAAAAAGTACTTGTCTTCGGTCCGGGGGCAGCAGGAATCGGCAACGCTGACCAAATTCGGGGAGCCATGATCGCGGATGGCCTTTCGGAGGAGGATTCATTTAAGCCATTTTGGGCTTTTGATTACCGTGGGCTGTTAACGGACGATATGGAAGATGTCCTGGATTATCAGAAGCCGTATGTACGTAAAAAAGAAGAAGTCAGCTCATGGACACGGTCTGATGACGGAAAAATACCGCTGCTTGAGGTTATCCGTCAGGTGAAGCCTACTCTATTGATCGGAACGTCTGGTGTAGCGGGTGCCTTTTCAGAAGAGATTATCAAGGAAATGGCCAAGCATGTAGAACGCCCGATCATCATGCCCATGTCCAATCCTACAAACCTTGCCGAAGCGGTACCCGAGGATTTGATACGGTGGACCGACGGCAAAGCATTGATCGCTACCGGAAGTCCCTTTGAGCCCGTCACCTATAACGGTACGAAATTTGAGATTGGACAGGCGAACAATGCCTTTGTTTTCCCGGGACTTGGCCTGGGTGCGATTGTGGTCAAAGCCAAAAGGATCACCCCCGCCATGTTTTCAGCCGCAGCAGAAGCCGTTGCCAATGGCGTAGATTCGAATGAACCTGGCGGTGCGCTGCTGCCCCATATCCGAAAATTACGTGATGTCTCGTTTGCGGTTGCGGTTGCGGTGGCGAAGGCCGCAATTCAGGATCAGGTAGCACAGGCACACATTTCAAATGTTGAGCAAGCCATTCGGGATGCGATGTGGAAACCGGAATATGTGCAGGTCAAAGCCGTGGAAAGTGCAATCCATCACCCTCACTAA
- the thiM gene encoding hydroxyethylthiazole kinase gives MLKWEKDCSELLTKVHSSNPLVHNMTNVVVTNFTANGLYALGASPVMAYAPEEVADMAKIAGAVVLNIGTLNRDLVDAMVIAGQSANAHGVPVLLDPVGAGATRFRTESALRILSEVNISMVRGNAAEVAHLIGEAREIKGVDAGDSPSSSHVELAVRAARALNTIVVITGKEDVITDGVEVRVINGGDALLTKVTGAGCLLTSVLGAFAAVEPNLLLAGTAGLAFYGAAASRAAARTADQGPGSFQIAFLDELAKLHTGSLEGHVSIREAGTTTAGGKR, from the coding sequence ATGCTGAAATGGGAAAAGGATTGTTCGGAGCTTCTGACAAAGGTACACAGCAGCAACCCCCTCGTTCACAATATGACCAATGTGGTGGTCACCAACTTTACAGCCAACGGCTTATATGCGCTGGGTGCTTCGCCGGTGATGGCTTATGCCCCCGAGGAAGTAGCGGATATGGCCAAAATAGCAGGTGCCGTCGTCTTAAACATCGGTACACTGAACCGCGATCTGGTCGATGCCATGGTCATTGCCGGACAATCGGCGAATGCACATGGCGTTCCGGTTCTGCTGGATCCGGTCGGTGCGGGAGCGACTCGCTTTAGAACCGAGTCAGCACTGCGAATCCTGAGTGAAGTCAACATCTCAATGGTGCGGGGCAATGCGGCCGAAGTCGCCCATCTTATCGGAGAGGCCCGCGAGATTAAAGGCGTCGATGCTGGTGACAGCCCGAGCAGCAGTCATGTCGAGCTGGCAGTTCGAGCTGCGCGGGCGCTCAATACCATCGTTGTCATCACTGGAAAAGAGGACGTCATCACCGATGGGGTCGAAGTACGAGTGATTAACGGCGGAGACGCGCTGCTTACGAAGGTAACCGGAGCAGGCTGCCTGCTGACCTCTGTGCTGGGCGCTTTTGCCGCCGTTGAGCCTAATTTGCTGCTCGCAGGAACAGCAGGCTTGGCATTTTACGGTGCAGCCGCTTCCCGAGCCGCCGCGCGTACAGCAGATCAGGGACCCGGCAGCTTCCAGATTGCCTTTCTCGATGAGCTTGCCAAGCTGCATACGGGCTCGCTGGAGGGGCATGTATCGATTCGTGAAGCTGGAACAACCACAGCAGGTGGTAAGCGATGA
- a CDS encoding AEC family transporter translates to MSVGHILYILVPIFFVIILGWLAGHNKSFDASSSKALNALVTRFALPAHLFIGITTTNRRALIEQWTFLLALFIGIVGFFVALLLLSRFARKQSMKDAAMFALNSAQPTFAFMGIPVLGAIYGSSAVAIPIALTGIVVNAVLDPAATIIATVASRNSGKERKGPLGRLIWDSILHGLKEPLALVPLVGVILTLFGFQSPDLLSKSLNQIGDITSGAALFAVGVTIGVRNISFSVSAFAIALLKTIVQPLLMLLIAYLCGLSSADTVKAVLLVSFPGSAVAAMIATRFESLESETASSFVISAVISLVTLPVLISLLM, encoded by the coding sequence ATGAGTGTCGGACATATCCTTTATATTTTGGTGCCGATTTTTTTCGTTATTATTTTGGGATGGTTAGCGGGGCATAACAAAAGCTTCGATGCCTCTTCCTCCAAAGCCCTGAATGCGCTCGTTACCAGATTTGCGCTGCCTGCACATCTATTCATCGGCATTACAACAACGAACAGGAGAGCGCTCATTGAGCAATGGACATTCCTGCTGGCTCTGTTCATTGGCATTGTCGGCTTTTTTGTCGCTCTCCTTCTGCTGTCCCGCTTTGCGAGGAAGCAGTCGATGAAGGATGCCGCCATGTTCGCTTTGAACTCGGCACAGCCGACCTTTGCTTTTATGGGTATTCCCGTGCTCGGAGCCATCTACGGCTCCTCAGCCGTGGCCATTCCGATTGCCCTTACCGGAATCGTAGTCAATGCCGTCCTTGACCCGGCGGCTACCATTATAGCTACCGTAGCCAGCCGGAATTCAGGCAAGGAACGGAAGGGTCCCCTCGGAAGGCTGATCTGGGACTCCATTCTTCACGGCTTAAAGGAACCGCTGGCGCTGGTGCCGCTGGTTGGTGTGATTTTGACCTTGTTCGGCTTCCAATCGCCCGATTTGTTAAGCAAATCGCTTAATCAAATCGGAGACATTACGTCCGGGGCTGCTTTATTCGCGGTCGGTGTGACCATTGGCGTACGCAACATTAGTTTTAGCGTAAGTGCCTTTGCCATCGCACTGTTAAAAACGATCGTGCAGCCATTATTAATGCTGCTGATTGCCTATCTGTGCGGTCTGTCGTCTGCCGATACCGTTAAGGCGGTTCTGCTCGTTTCCTTCCCGGGTTCAGCAGTCGCTGCTATGATCGCTACCCGTTTTGAAAGTCTGGAATCAGAAACAGCCTCCTCCTTTGTCATCAGTGCTGTCATATCTCTCGTTACACTTCCTGTGCTGATTTCGCTATTGATGTAA
- a CDS encoding glycosyltransferase family 2 protein: MGPIAIFSDHYRAIDYPNVIHFYQSIQCRDPEAASVYADACCCLIDYREPEEAVRIANQIRSQFPQMPLLVLTDVTAPFSDQHMVEITGIGRLRLLFWQANDNEEVLSEIQSLLYPEYSAKGQHIAFILSVYNEEQRFVHVEAFAKRLQTFIRSHLVEGSIYLIDDGSHDSTNTLIRALKATTDLSVNRINQNLSPLLQTRELGRNTRKAGTYLEGMRTIGADYYVFVDADDSFFIEDIARMINVVRQGYYDVVIGTKDMTAENRSLLRSIVSFGKRMVSRPFLPTGVVDSQTGLKVMSSMAVKRMFPHLKEQLGLALDLEMMFIAKRLQLRVLQLPVKCIDRDGSHIDVFKDSIRFLRSIIDIWRLDRRVR; encoded by the coding sequence GTGGGGCCTATAGCCATTTTTAGCGATCATTACAGGGCTATTGATTATCCCAATGTGATTCATTTTTACCAATCTATACAATGCAGGGACCCTGAGGCAGCTTCAGTCTATGCAGACGCATGTTGTTGCCTGATCGATTACAGGGAACCGGAGGAAGCTGTGCGGATAGCCAATCAAATTCGTAGTCAATTTCCGCAAATGCCACTGCTAGTGTTAACGGATGTCACAGCTCCATTCAGTGATCAGCATATGGTGGAGATCACCGGAATAGGCCGTTTACGCCTGCTATTTTGGCAAGCCAATGACAACGAGGAAGTGCTGTCAGAAATACAAAGCTTGCTCTACCCTGAGTATTCAGCCAAAGGTCAACATATTGCCTTCATTCTGTCTGTATATAACGAGGAGCAACGTTTTGTACACGTCGAGGCATTTGCCAAACGCCTGCAAACTTTTATTCGCAGCCATCTTGTAGAAGGCTCCATTTATCTCATTGATGATGGCAGCCACGATAGCACGAATACCTTGATCAGAGCGCTGAAGGCAACAACGGATTTGTCCGTCAACCGGATTAATCAGAATCTTAGTCCTTTGCTTCAAACCAGGGAGTTGGGGCGCAATACCCGTAAGGCAGGAACGTATCTGGAAGGAATGCGAACCATCGGTGCGGATTACTACGTATTTGTGGACGCGGACGACTCCTTTTTTATTGAGGATATTGCCAGAATGATTAACGTGGTTCGACAGGGCTACTACGATGTCGTGATTGGAACCAAGGATATGACAGCCGAAAATCGCTCTTTACTACGATCGATCGTCAGCTTCGGCAAACGCATGGTTTCCCGCCCGTTTTTACCGACAGGTGTGGTGGATTCCCAAACAGGGCTTAAAGTCATGAGCTCTATGGCAGTGAAGCGGATGTTTCCGCATTTGAAGGAGCAGCTCGGACTGGCGCTGGATTTGGAAATGATGTTTATCGCCAAGCGACTCCAGCTTCGTGTGCTGCAACTACCCGTCAAATGTATTGACCGGGACGGGTCGCACATTGATGTCTTCAAGGATTCCATTCGTTTTCTACGTTCCATTATTGATATTTGGCGGCTGGATCGGCGGGTGAGATAA
- a CDS encoding glycosyltransferase family 4 protein, whose amino-acid sequence MNTIHEQDGKTVVLLLSWRDIRSPKSGGAEVFTHEMLKRSQQGRFHFIHFSPQFEGLPEHEIIDGITYIRKGNIYSVIYFAMRYYRAHRKHIDYVINQANTHQFFTRFWVEASKRIFFIHQLTREIWYQNARFPLNFVGFHLEPLMLKLARKDRTLTVSPSTRYDLLKLGFHPDRVHLLPEGIEFEHWPREQFLAKESSPTFMYAGRFVKYKGIDLVVEAFGRLKKKFPQAILWIVGKTDKTYVAEQLVPIMKRYGLTYGEPDEQGQSQADITFFGFVSAEHKLELMSRAHALVFPSLREGWGLTITEAAAVGTPSIVSNSPGLVDATDFGKSGYLCFHGDIRGLAEQMERAAKGGEDYLAIRERAYQYALRFHFDHTAAAFEQLMKDWTKEAEQSGQSGHSLLHIQQ is encoded by the coding sequence ATGAATACAATACATGAACAGGACGGCAAAACCGTAGTTCTATTGCTATCCTGGCGTGACATTCGTTCACCTAAAAGCGGAGGAGCAGAAGTTTTCACCCATGAGATGCTAAAACGCTCACAGCAAGGCCGCTTTCATTTCATTCATTTTTCGCCCCAATTTGAGGGATTGCCTGAGCATGAAATCATAGACGGAATTACGTATATCCGAAAAGGAAATATATACAGCGTTATTTATTTTGCCATGCGTTATTACCGGGCTCATCGCAAGCATATTGATTATGTCATTAATCAGGCGAATACGCACCAGTTCTTTACCCGTTTTTGGGTCGAGGCATCTAAACGAATCTTTTTTATACATCAGCTAACAAGGGAGATATGGTATCAAAATGCCAGATTTCCACTAAATTTTGTCGGATTTCATCTGGAGCCGTTGATGCTCAAGCTGGCCCGCAAGGATCGTACACTCACCGTTTCCCCGTCTACCCGGTATGATTTGCTTAAGCTGGGCTTTCATCCGGATCGTGTTCATCTCTTGCCGGAAGGCATTGAGTTTGAACACTGGCCGCGTGAACAATTTTTAGCGAAGGAGTCCAGTCCGACCTTTATGTATGCCGGGCGCTTTGTGAAATATAAAGGGATTGATCTGGTCGTTGAAGCCTTTGGACGACTCAAGAAAAAATTCCCGCAGGCTATATTGTGGATTGTCGGAAAAACCGATAAAACGTATGTGGCAGAACAACTAGTGCCGATTATGAAACGGTATGGATTGACTTACGGAGAACCGGATGAGCAAGGGCAATCCCAAGCTGATATTACCTTTTTCGGATTCGTTTCAGCAGAGCATAAGCTGGAGCTGATGAGCCGTGCCCACGCGCTTGTATTCCCATCCCTGCGTGAAGGCTGGGGCTTGACGATTACCGAAGCAGCAGCTGTTGGAACCCCCAGCATTGTCAGCAATTCACCCGGCTTGGTGGATGCGACGGATTTTGGGAAAAGCGGATATCTGTGCTTTCACGGTGACATCCGTGGCTTGGCTGAACAGATGGAAAGAGCAGCAAAGGGCGGCGAAGATTACCTGGCGATTCGCGAGCGGGCATATCAGTATGCGTTAAGATTTCATTTTGATCATACCGCAGCTGCGTTTGAGCAGTTGATGAAAGATTGGACAAAGGAGGCGGAACAGAGTGGACAAAGTGGTCATTCTCTTCTCCACATACAACAATGA